The Deltaproteobacteria bacterium DNA window AACGCTTCAAAGCCACTGGAAACGGACGGCTCAAGCGCAGCAAGGCTTTTCATAGCCATATTCTGACCAAAAAAAGCCCTAAACGGAAACGGCAACTACGCCAGGCAACCCTGGTCGATCAGACCGATATGAAGAGTCTGAAACGATTGTTGCCCTATTTAT harbors:
- the rpmI gene encoding 50S ribosomal protein L35; the protein is MPKLKTHRGAAKRFKATGNGRLKRSKAFHSHILTKKSPKRKRQLRQATLVDQTDMKSLKRLLPYL